The Blastopirellula marina genome includes a region encoding these proteins:
- a CDS encoding DUF1349 domain-containing protein, which produces MRTIFPVLMLIVLLHSSALSQELPGWGNLVDPVGDCPVDLNENGITLTIPAGVHQLNPTMQIVNAPRILQPIEGDFLYEVHVKEFQRPEANSGANGNRSYLAAGIVVWQDENNFLRWTRSASAEKHAIYLSCEQFEGGQHVGGGYFKLKDQPVWLRVERRGKMLKMSASNDGKTWSEAIERDCTYADRLEVGVFGLNVTQRDRKFDFHGSYLLN; this is translated from the coding sequence ATGCGAACTATCTTTCCTGTATTGATGCTAATCGTGTTGCTTCATAGTTCGGCACTTTCTCAAGAGTTACCTGGCTGGGGCAATCTCGTTGATCCAGTTGGCGACTGCCCGGTAGATCTCAACGAAAACGGAATCACATTAACGATTCCCGCAGGCGTACATCAACTAAATCCCACGATGCAGATCGTGAATGCACCACGGATTCTGCAACCTATTGAAGGTGACTTCCTGTACGAAGTCCACGTCAAAGAATTCCAAAGGCCCGAGGCGAATAGCGGTGCAAACGGAAATCGAAGCTACTTGGCAGCGGGAATCGTTGTTTGGCAAGACGAAAACAACTTCCTGCGCTGGACACGTTCAGCTAGTGCAGAAAAGCACGCCATCTACCTCAGCTGCGAGCAGTTCGAGGGCGGCCAGCATGTCGGTGGTGGTTACTTCAAATTGAAGGATCAGCCCGTATGGCTGCGAGTAGAACGTCGTGGAAAGATGCTGAAGATGTCAGCATCGAACGATGGAAAGACCTGGTCGGAGGCCATTGAGCGTGATTGCACTTACGCAGATCGCCTCGAAGTGGGCGTTTTCGGGCTCAATGTCACCCAGCGAGACCGAAAGTTCGATTTCCACGGTTCCTATCTACTCAACTAA